In Fluviicola taffensis DSM 16823, the following are encoded in one genomic region:
- a CDS encoding T9SS type A sorting domain-containing protein, with product MKKTILLFSLLFYCFPTEAQLEWLSVTSALQSTEEIGAAAMVVDNSGNTYSCGNFYSTLDFDPGSGTHYLTAFNNFDTYVRKLDSDGHLVWVIALGGTEEENALGLAIDNNQHILVTGFFNDTVDFDPGIGIYQLTSLSSTGNAFAVKLDLNGNFEWAKSFPSTGHSRVKTAVFNANSECFLVGEFSMEVDVDPNAGTALNTSNYGGVFISKLDANGNFIWGGSFPGEGWNESYGIDDTSDGGCAITGSFEYTTDFDPGPGVHLVSPNIISHIFLVKLSGSGNLDWVKTYGSQYYHQPGSIAVSDQGNYYLTGDYSDTTDFNLTGTPQVLIGTGRNTFILKLDSSGNFIWVKGVDGDANFPGRILLDSDENCIITGSFTSHVSFNSGAITFDSPWNSDAFALSLNASGGFNWVFIIPSSSLSSITGIGKDPDGNVYVGGTFFGTTDFDPGPGTLTIPASPQDPSVFILKLNSTLSVKDISTKNEFAIFPNPSKDILTIYSAFDQTESIAIYDLTGCEMRSNQYSNTIDVSDLTSGTYLIVRNSRREEGQIFVKE from the coding sequence ATGAAAAAAACAATACTCCTATTTTCTCTTTTGTTTTATTGTTTTCCGACAGAGGCACAGTTGGAATGGTTATCGGTAACTTCCGCACTGCAAAGCACGGAAGAGATTGGTGCAGCCGCTATGGTTGTTGATAATTCCGGAAACACCTATTCTTGCGGTAATTTTTACAGCACTCTGGATTTTGATCCAGGATCTGGAACACATTATCTGACAGCATTTAACAATTTTGATACTTATGTCCGGAAACTGGATTCGGATGGGCACTTGGTTTGGGTTATCGCTTTAGGGGGAACCGAAGAAGAGAACGCATTGGGGCTGGCAATAGATAACAATCAACATATTTTGGTAACCGGTTTTTTTAATGATACGGTTGATTTTGATCCGGGAATAGGTATTTATCAATTAACGTCTCTGTCCTCGACTGGAAATGCATTTGCAGTGAAATTGGATTTGAACGGAAATTTCGAATGGGCAAAATCTTTTCCAAGTACAGGACATTCAAGGGTCAAAACAGCTGTATTCAATGCAAATTCGGAATGTTTTCTAGTAGGGGAGTTCAGTATGGAAGTGGATGTGGACCCAAATGCGGGAACAGCATTAAACACCAGCAATTATGGTGGGGTTTTCATATCAAAATTGGATGCGAATGGTAATTTTATCTGGGGCGGAAGTTTTCCTGGTGAAGGTTGGAATGAATCTTATGGTATCGACGATACTTCTGATGGCGGTTGCGCAATTACAGGATCTTTTGAATATACCACTGATTTCGATCCGGGACCTGGAGTACATCTGGTAAGTCCGAATATCATCAGTCACATTTTTTTAGTGAAGCTGAGCGGTTCTGGAAATCTCGATTGGGTTAAAACGTATGGTTCACAGTACTATCATCAGCCGGGATCAATTGCGGTGTCCGATCAGGGAAACTATTATTTGACAGGAGATTATTCAGATACAACCGATTTTAACCTGACAGGAACGCCTCAGGTATTGATTGGTACTGGTAGAAACACCTTCATTCTTAAATTGGATAGCTCAGGCAATTTTATCTGGGTAAAAGGAGTGGATGGAGATGCGAATTTCCCAGGCAGGATACTTCTCGACTCCGATGAAAATTGCATCATCACCGGATCATTTACCTCTCATGTTTCATTCAATTCGGGAGCAATTACGTTTGATTCACCCTGGAATTCGGATGCATTTGCCTTGAGTTTAAACGCTTCCGGAGGTTTTAATTGGGTGTTCATCATCCCAAGTAGTTCGCTTTCTTCCATTACGGGCATAGGAAAAGACCCGGATGGAAATGTATACGTAGGTGGTACATTCTTCGGAACAACTGATTTCGACCCAGGACCCGGGACTTTGACTATTCCGGCTTCTCCACAAGATCCCAGTGTTTTCATTCTTAAGTTGAACTCAACACTTTCCGTCAAGGATATTTCCACTAAAAATGAATTCGCTATTTTCCCCAATCCGTCAAAAGATATCTTGACAATCTACTCTGCATTTGATCAAACAGAATCCATTGCGATTTACGATCTCACCGGATGCGAGATGAGGTCAAACCAGTATTCAAATACGATCGATGTGTCTGATTTGACTTCGGGAACTTATCTGATCGTGCGCAATTCAAGGAGAGAGGAAGGTCAAATTTTTGTGAAGGAATAA